tttgagatactttatacttttgtgtgatacttggatgatcatgtgtttgatcatatgctacattaattcttgttggatgacattatccttttatctctatatgatcattcactttgcttggtgatgagtgcatgtatttaattattatcattttgagcgctccaccaagatgtatgtgacatggaagagtcactcatgatcctaactcattgtgcatttgcagtccaaagcaaatcttaaactatgcacaaatttagggggagctcttacatttcacatacttctcaaagcgacaatgtttttcaatcttattatcatttgtcgaagctttgatctatatgttgtcatcaattaccaaaaagggggagattgaaagtgcaattatccctaggtggttttggtaattcctaacaacatatagctcattgagctaatgctatctcaagatgaatatttcaggaaagctcaatgattggcatggcatggatgagaaaagtggacccctcaaaatgctaaggacaaaaggattggctcaagctcaaagctcaagactctacattttacattttaatgatccaagatcacattgagtctataggaaaagccaatactatcaaggagggatgaggtgttgcttaatggcttacttgctcaaaatgcttagtgatatgctccaaaaccctcaactactttatcacttccacatatgacctaaaccaaaagtcaaactcggccccaccgattctttctattcggcgccaccgagttcagatgtcttagccactgccacaaaccctaggcaaattggtctcaccgatagggatctcggtctcaccgagatgggattgtaatctctctggttcccttcataacgtttctgtaccaccgagatgagcgatcggtcccatcgagattgcaatgtaaactctccgtttccttttcgtaacatttcggtctcacagaAATGAGCGAACcgctcccaccgagtttacctgaccaactctctggttagcttattaccaaaatcggtcacatcgagtttgtgtaatcggtctcaccgagattacattatgccctaaccctaaccatatcggtcctaccgagttgcatgtcggtcccaccgaaaatcataacggtcactagatttgctgaatcggttcgaccgagtttctcaattcggtcccaccgagattggcaagttgtgtgtaacggttagattttgtgtggaggctatatatacctctccacctcctcttcattcatggagagagccatcagaacgaacctacacttccaacttgcattttctgagagagaaccacctacacttgtgttgagaccaagatattccattcctaccatatgaatcttgatctctagccttccccaagttgctttccactcaaatcttcttttcaccaaatccaaatcctgtgagagagagttgagtgttggggatactatcatttgaagcacaagagcaaggagttcatcatcaacacaccatttgttacttcttggagagtggtgtctcctagattggctaggtgtcacttgggagccttcgacaagattgtggagttgaaccaaggagtttgtaagggcaaggagatcgcctacttcgtgaagatctaccgctagtgaggcaagtccttcgtgggcgacggccatggtgggatagacaaggttgcttcttcgtggacccttcgtgggtggagccctccgtgaactcgcgcaactattacccttcgtgggttgaagtctccatcaccgtggatgtacgatagcaccacctatcggaaccacgacaaaaacatctgtgtctccaattgcgtttgaattctccaaacccttccctttacatttttgcaagttgcatgctttactttccgctgctcatatactctttgcatgcttgcttgaattgtgttaagattgcttgacttgtgctaagttagctaaaatctgccgaagactaaaattggaaaaaggataagtttttatttggtcaagtagtctaatcccctcccccctctagacatactttcgatcctacacacatGCAACAACTTTTGAGATTGATGATGCCATCTATTTGAACTTGTGTCTTGTATTTTGATAACTTGTCTGGCACAGTAGTGCATGTGGGATGAGCCATATATCTCTCACCATTGATTGTTTCAAGCTAGCCTTTGAGATTTGAAATTTTAAGTCCTTGCACGAAAGTCACATGTTAACACTTAACACTCCTTAGAAGTTAGAATGGCAGACAACACTTTCACTATTAGTAAAAAAACACGCTTATATTATGGAACGGGTGGAGTATTTTTTTTTAACCGTTCACAGTGGTGCATGTTTGTTGTGCATGTGATCTTGGGAGCGAACAGTAAAAAGAAAATGTCATGTTATCAACAAGGGCCAAGGTTTAGGCCTGGGCTACAAAAGAAGGCCAATTACTTCTGGCGGCATTTTCTTTTCAGAAGAAAATAATTTTCTATCTCCCACCTGACTATAGCAAACCGACAAAACAATTTTCATGAGAACCAACAATACCATATACATAAAcctcttgttttctttcttttgcaagAAAGTTCAGAGATAGCGATGGGTGATTGGAGCTCCTGCTATGTACGGTGTTGTCAATTGCCAATCAAGCATCTAGGGACTATGGCCACCGATTTCATCCAGCTTTCGATTCTTCAGATTTTTCAAGATGGCAACACCGGTACTCTGAGTTGGACAAACAAACTCACCTTTAGGCATTTTGGCACATAATCCAGATTCTAGGACAAAAAAGTACATAACTATTGACTAAGAAATCTGATTAGTGTGAAGAATTTTTGAACTACCCCGGAAATTTTAAAAGCTTCTGAtaaatcaacttaactttctgggATAATTCAGGGCATATTCCCCGCTATTTAGAAGATCCAGAAGTGTTTGCAAATTTGAACtacactttatttatttatttttaggaaacCAACTAGCCATGCGTAGCCAATGGCAGGTGAGCCCCCTCATTCAGATTTCCTCTCAAACATCTACTCATTGTTCTGCTAGAACAACTTCTAACCATTGTTATTGCAGGTCTTTGGTTACGCATTTGCCCTAGAGTTCAGATTATGAGTTAAAATCCTCTGAAAATGTAGTTTTTAATTACACTAGCTCTGAAGGTGTATTTTGTTGCTACTTTTTAACCCGAGAATTATCGTTCTTGGGAGAGGTAGTTCCAAAATGACGAACTGATCATGCAAGAGCAGTTGTTTGTAAGGAGTTGAGGCATGTGAGGGTAATTCTACAAGCGTAATTAAGCTGAACGTGCCCTCGGTTCTTGTTCGGCTCTTTCTATCATACTCCCATTACTAtctatttctgcgacgagtaattcggGACAAAGGGAGCAGTTGTAGCTTGATTGTTGGTTACATTCAGCATCGTTTATGCAGTGTGCAAAAGATTCTAAATGTTGTCTTTCTGTGAATAACAAGCCTCGATAAGATTTCAGTACGGGACATGCACAACAATAGCTTGGAAAGTCATGTGTTAGCAGGTAGCTAGGCTAGCATCGCAGCTCACTAGCTTCCACCTTATTGTTACCAATCTAGTCCTTATATATGTGATCTGGTTCCATTTTTCAAGTTTACCAGCAGACCACAGACACCATGACACTACCTTAGTCATAGCCCTGAAGTGTAGCTCACTCCAGTGTCACCCAACCATGAGTCTCCCAAGATAAAATCCCTCACCGTGAACCGTGTGGCCTCCACGGTGGACAGTGCCGTGTGCACTCCACCCCACTTCACCCGCCCGCTTGTCCCAGCGCCAGGCCCGCTGTTTCCATACTCCCCGTAGTACAACGTGCTGAGTGCGAATTGGCCCGACCACTCCAGCCACCCGGCCGGGGTGATTGAGTGGTCGAGAGAGCTCTCCATCACGACAGTCCGCGAGTACGCCTTCCACGGACGGCCCAGGTACACCTTCGTGCCACCTAGGTCCGACGCGGCGGCGATCCGGCACTTGTGGATGGAGATGCCAGTGTTTTGGTTTGGGTCGGTCCGGCCCTGGGCCGTGATCGTGTCCTTCTGGCCCTGGCGGGGCTTTCGGGGATGGATATCGCAGTTTTGGATGACTACCGCGGAGTTGCCGAAGATGAAGTCCACCGTGCCGGAGATGCCGTCCTCGGCGTAGAACTGGCGGTTGGAGTGCGTATAGAGTGTGTCCTGGTACGCCTCGATGTCGCATTGGTACACAATGGAGAGGTCGCCACCGACCCGCAGTGCCACCGCCTGGCCCTTGCCCGGACcggcgtcgttgatgatggtcagGCCCTTGGCTATGAAGCCCGAGCCCATTGCAGCTGCCATGCACACACAACCACATTAAACGCGTTAGCGAGTATTGGAAAAGATGCATGTGAGTGACATCGGCAAGTGAAACATCACTATCGTTGCATTTGACGGTTGCCCATTATCTTCTACTGGTAGTGCAGCATAAGTATTGCGATGAGATGGATGGTATAAAGTGGTGAAAAGCGTATGGATCTAGTGACCAAATCGAAGTGTTGGCATGGGCATATTTGGGTTGCTTGTGCCTTTATATTTGGAGGGTACAGGCAACTGTAGTGGCCAGCTGCTCCATTTTTGGACTTCAGCTTTAGCATGGATGATGCCATGATGGTAGGGTACGTAATAATTTCTTCTTCAAGAACATAGTTAGGACAAGAAAAGATTGCAACCAAATTGAAGATCGAGTAATATATGTCACTTTTTGTGGCAGTGGTCCTTGATTTCATGCGGCATGCACATCAAATACGTATGCTAGCACGTACGTACCGACGGTGGCGGAGGCGTAGGTGGTGTAGCCGTCGGCGGCACTCCTGTGGCCGACGATGACCGTCTTCCCCTTGCCGTCGCCCATCAGCATCACGTTCCTCTGCCTGCTCGAGATCCGCACGCTCTCCTCGTACCGCCCGGCCTTCACGTAGATCACCTTCCTGCCTGCTCCGACGCCCGCCTTGGAGGAGCCCACCGGCGCCATTGCCGCCGAGGTCACGGCGGCGATCGCGTCGCCGATAGTCCCGTGCGTCCCGCTGCCATCCAGTGCCACCACGGCGTTCGGCGTCACGCCGCCGGCGGCGGACTCCAGGATCTTCCTGTCGTGGTCGGAGACCCACGACGGGAACGTCCGGTTGGGCGAGGGGGATGGCGGTGGCGTCGCGCTCGCGCCCTTGAGCTTGGCGTGCAGCGCCAGCGCGGTGCCGATGAACTCCGAGAGCGCGCCGACCCGCCGGCGCACGCCCTCGCGCCCGGCGGAGGCCGGCACGGCGTCGAGGCTGTCGGCGCAGCTGTCCTGGTTCGTGAGCGCGGCGCTGAGCCACGTGGTCGCATCGTGCGTGGAGCCCGCG
Above is a window of Triticum aestivum cultivar Chinese Spring chromosome 6B, IWGSC CS RefSeq v2.1, whole genome shotgun sequence DNA encoding:
- the LOC123134748 gene encoding pectinesterase, which encodes MRLSSQRFAAGTMGMNGGTSRRRRRQEAVAMVLAIATLAAVAAAGEQQETTASSVVGDNVTVVSPTEASGVNVTAICLSTPYPGACRTALSSSGSQAAKDPFAASVQFAMARAASARALARNLSSASSGRRGALPPSGMDDCAELLDVSHGQLGDALAAGSTHDATTWLSAALTNQDSCADSLDAVPASAGREGVRRRVGALSEFIGTALALHAKLKGASATPPPSPSPNRTFPSWVSDHDRKILESAAGGVTPNAVVALDGSGTHGTIGDAIAAVTSAAMAPVGSSKAGVGAGRKVIYVKAGRYEESVRISSRQRNVMLMGDGKGKTVIVGHRSAADGYTTYASATVAAMGSGFIAKGLTIINDAGPGKGQAVALRVGGDLSIVYQCDIEAYQDTLYTHSNRQFYAEDGISGTVDFIFGNSAVVIQNCDIHPRKPRQGQKDTITAQGRTDPNQNTGISIHKCRIAAASDLGGTKVYLGRPWKAYSRTVVMESSLDHSITPAGWLEWSGQFALSTLYYGEYGNSGPGAGTSGRVKWGGVHTALSTVEATRFTVRDFILGDSWLGDTGVSYTSGL